Proteins found in one Quercus robur chromosome 2, dhQueRobu3.1, whole genome shotgun sequence genomic segment:
- the LOC126714478 gene encoding uncharacterized protein LOC126714478 isoform X1, which translates to MMSETEFHGSSSVAAASTTTTTTPLLPHYHSQHQQHQFLSHGSVTVTPQPQPQHQQHQQSLSLAQRMQGDTCFRCHQQGHWAIYCPFKTPPSKSEPSTSTPSPTRALDLPLLRCRCGRYCLIRVAQTDKNPGRKFYTCSGVNGTKCKFFKWCDEVKTNGGAKTCFCRAGPCAWDMMTSGPNAGRGYFVCRVPKGQGACHFLQWEDTQEITTINDLVDESKHGISVDSTSTSHELVTKMGDLSINNLKRKFDSLEMENPQHLPTSVAVHEHFEKDQEPVIERSEHDETAENLTSTKYIDPSRVEDSSNLQDLVVLEVELSSIMKKSLLTTHLTSQAEIHCGQAEFWRQITAAGDTYTEVTDCISQILGLHILGWLGRLAFPPPRCLLVLPPRPLSCGVFPNFDSIFVPRDKDVSNCEGSADLHHSPSIVEFDETSSQISCHDTQSSSELSIPKSPPALLKGSVTTLNVDVLEQTVLHVQNQLLTHLESMNPLEHESMTQVVESTFIVLDRLLVNYTPFQERVKEFIACASSFADIEQSINNEHSFQELMERYHSEKVRYDDISRIHDEIMTAFTDSNQRLHSLREEASCVKELLLRIENQLSSCEAETKELETRVGDVSRDMLESQKSLQTASQEAEEATKLCHQREQKRNAAKAALEMARIKLRQ; encoded by the exons atgATGTCTGAAACCGAGTTCCATGGTTCAAGCTCTGTTGCTGCtgcttctactactactactactactccATTATTACCCCATTATCACTCTCAGCATCAGCAACACCAATTCCTTAGCCATGGGAGTGTGACTGTGACCcctcagcctcagcctcagcatcaacaacaccaacaaAGCCTTTCACTTGCACAGAGAATGCAAGGAGACACATGCTTCCGCTGCCATCAGCAAGGTCACTGGGCTATATATTGTCCCTTCAAAACCCCACCCAGCAAATCTGAGCCGTCCACTTCCACTCCCAGCCCCACCAGAGCGCTTGATCTCCCCCTCCTTCGCTGCCGTTGTGGCCGGTACTGTCTCATTCGGGTTGCTCAAACCGACAAGAACCCCGGCAGGAAGTTCTACACTTGCTCTGGTGTTAAT GGTACCAAATGTAAGTTCTTTAAGTGGTGTGACGAAGTCAAAACAAATGGTGGAGCCAAAACGTGTTTTTGTCGAGCTGGGCCCTGTGCATGGGATATGATGACAAGTGGTCCCAATGCTGGTCGGGGCTACTTTGTCTGCAGAGTCCCCAAG GGACAAGGAGCTTGTCATTTCCTTCAATGGGAGGATACCCAAGAAATTACCACAATTAATGATCTTGTAGATGAAAGCAAACATGGCATATCTGTAGATTCTACTTCAACAAGCCATGAGTTAGTCACTAAAATGGGTGATTTGagtattaataatttaaagagGAAGTTTGATTCACTAGAGATGGAAAATCCTCAACATCTCCCAACTTCTGTGGCTGTACATGAACATTTTGAGAAAGATCAAGAGCCTGTCATAGAGAGGAGTGAACATGATGAGACTGCAGAGAATTTAACATCTACAAAGTATATTGATCCATCACGAGTTGAGGACTCTTCAAATCTCCAAGACCTAGTTGTGCTGGAGGTTGAGTTGAGTTCCATTATGAAGAAATCACTCCTAACTACCCATCTGACATCTCAGGCTGAGATTCATTGCGGACAGGCTGAGTTCTGGAGGCAGATTACTGCTGCTGGAGACACTTATACTGAAG TGACAGATTGTATAAGTCAAATTTTAGGACTTCATATTCTGGGTTGGTTGGGCCGGCTTGCTTTCCCTCCTCCTCGATGTTTATTAGTTCTTCCACCTCGGCCTCTCTCTTGCG GTGTTTTCCCTAATTTTGATTCCATATTTGTTCCTCGAGATAAAGATGTGTCCAATTGTGAAGGCTCTGCTGACCTGCATCATAGCCCTTCAATTGTTGAATTTGATGAGACATCATCACAAATATCTTGTCATGACACTCAGTCTTCGAGTGAATTGTCAATCCCCAAGAGTCCTCCTGCTTTGCTAAAAGGCAGTGTAACAACTTTAAACGTGGATGTGCTTGAGCAGACAGTGTTGCATGTTCAAAATCAGCTTCTTACCCATCTTGAATCAATGAATCCGCTTGAACATGAGTCCATGACACAGGTGGTGGAATCTACTTTTATCGTTTTGGATCGTCTATTAGTTAATTATACACCTTTTCAAGAGCGTGTGAAGGAGTTCATTGCCTGTGCATCATCATTTGCTGATATAGAGCAGTCTATCAACAACGAACATTCTTTTCAAGAGTTGATGGAGCGGTACCATAGTGAGAAAGTAAGGTATGATGATATTTCTCGCATCCACGATGAAATAATGACCGCATTTACAGACTCCAATCAGCGTCTTCACTCACTTCGTGAAGAGGCTTCCTGTGTCAAAGAGTTGCTTCTTCGAATTGAGAATCAATTGTCTAGTTGTGAGGCTGAGACTAAGGAGCTAGAGACTCGTGTAGGTGATGTTTCTAGGGATATGTTGGAGTCTCAAAAGAGTTTGCAGACTGCATCTCAGGAAGCAGAAGAGGCAACAAAACTTTGTCATCAAAGGGAGCAAAAGCGTAATGCAGCCAAGGCAGCCTTAGAGATGGCAAGGATTAAGCTTCGGCAGTGA
- the LOC126714476 gene encoding calcium-dependent mitochondrial ATP-magnesium/phosphate carrier protein 2-like isoform X2, with product METKPNKECCNPVKKPGPVSMDHVLLALRETKEERDVRIRSLFNFFDTTNAGYLDYTLIETGLSALQIPAEYKYAKDLLNVCDSNKDGRVDYQEFRRYMDDKELELYHIFQAIDVEHNGCITPEELLDALLRAGIEIDDEELARFVERVDKDNNGVITFEEWRDFLLLYPHEATIENIYQYLERVCLVDIGEQTVIPEGISKHIHASRYLIAGGVAGATSRTATAPLDRLKVVLQVQTTRARIMPAVREILREGGFLGFFRGNGLNVMKVAPESAIRFYMYELLKGFVADFKGEEHKADIGTSGRLFAGGLAGAVAQASIYPMDLVKTRIQTCSFEGGRVPSLRKLSRDIWVQEGPRAFYRGIVPSLLGIVPYAGIDLAAYETLKDLSKKYILQDDAFQLKQVLLCNWDVGQYQGLLEQHAFIHCRLSGQECKLSNLMQILLIKGWLMYLGEPFNMKG from the exons ATGGAAACAAAGCCAAACAAAGAGTGCTGCAATCCTGTTAAGAAACCGGGGCCGGTTTCGATGGATCATGTGTTGTTGGCACTGAGAGAGACTAAGGAAGAGAGGGATGTGAGAATCAGAAGtctctttaatttctttgaCACTACCAATGCTGGCTATTTGGACTATACCCTGATTGAGACTGGCCTTTCTGCTCTCCAAATACCCGCCGAGTATAAGTATGCTAAGGATTTGTTAAACGTGTGCGACTCCAATAAAGATGGGCGTGTTGATTACCAAGAGTTTAGGCGGTACATGGACGATAAGGAGCTTGAGCTTTACCATATTTTTCAAGCCATTGATGTTGAACATAATGGTTGCATTACGCCTGAAGAGCTCTTGGATGCACTTCTTAGGGCAG GGATTGAAATTGATGATGAAGAGCTTGCCCGTTTTGTTGAGCGTGTTGATAAGGATAACAATGGGGTTATTACATTTGAAGAATGGAGAGATTTTCTTCTGCTCTACCCTCATGAGGCAACCATTGAGAACATTTATCAGTATTTAGAGAGGGTATGTCTTGTTGATATTGGGGAACAGACTGTAATCCCAGAGGGCATCAGTAAGCATATTCATGCAAGTAGATATCTTATTGCTGGTGGAGTAGCAGGAGCAACATCCCGTACAGCTACTGCTCCTCTTGATCGTCTAAAGGTTGTTTTGCAAGTACAAACAACACGGGCTCGCATTATGCCAGCTGTAAGGGAGATATTGAGAGAAGGTGGCTTCTTGGGATTCTTTCGAGGCAATGGGCTAAATGTGATGAAGGTGGCCCCTGAAAGTGCCATCAGGTTCTACATGTATGAATTACTGAAAGGTTTTGTTGCGGATTTTAAAGGGGAAGAACATAAGGCTGATATTGGCACTAGCGGACGCCTATTTGCTGGTGGTTTAGCTGGTGCTGTGGCACAGGCTTCTATTTATCCGATGGATCTTGTAAAAACTCGAATACAAACATGTTCTTTTGAAGGTGGAAGAGTTCCTAGTCTTAGAAAACTGTCACGGGATATATGGGTACAAGAGGGACCCCGGGCATTCTATAGGGGCATTGTTCCGTCCCTTCTTGGGATTGTACCTTATGCTGGCATCGATCTTGCTGCATATGAAACCTTGAAAGATTTGTCCAAGAAGTATATTCTTCAGGATGATG CTTTCCAGTTGAAGCAGGTCCTGTTGTGCAATTGGGATGTGGGACAATATCAGGGGCTCTTGGAGCAACATGCGTTTATCCATTGCAGGTTGTCAGGACAag AATGCAAGCTCAGCAATCTAATGCAGATACTCCTTATCAAGGGATGGCTGATGTATTTAGGAGAACCTTTCAACATGAAGGGTTGA
- the LOC126714475 gene encoding 40S ribosomal protein S27-2-like, with protein sequence MVLQNDIDLLNPPAELEKRKHKLKRLVQSPNSFFMDVKCQGCFNITTVFSHSQTVVVCGNCQTVLCQPTGGRARLTEGCSFRKKGD encoded by the exons ATG GTTCTTCAGAACGATATTGATTTGCTGAACCCTCCGGCGGAGCTCGAGAAAAGGAAGCACAAGCTTAAGCGTCTTGTTCAGTCGCCCAACTCATTTTTCATG GATGTGAAATGCCAAGGCTGTTTCAACAT CACAACTGTTTTTAGCCACTCCCAAACTGTGGTGGTTTGCGGTAACTGCCAGACTGTGTTATGCCAGCCAACTGGTGGACGTGCTCGCCTCACCGAGGGCTGCTCTTTCAGGAAAAAGGGTGACTGA
- the LOC126714478 gene encoding uncharacterized protein LOC126714478 isoform X2, with the protein MMSETEFHGSSSVAAASTTTTTTPLLPHYHSQHQQHQFLSHGSVTVTPQPQPQHQQHQQSLSLAQRMQGDTCFRCHQQGHWAIYCPFKTPPSKSEPSTSTPSPTRALDLPLLRCRCGRYCLIRVAQTDKNPGRKFYTCSGVNGTKCKFFKWCDEVKTNGGAKTCFCRAGPCAWDMMTSGPNAGRGYFVCRVPKGQGACHFLQWEDTQEITTINDLVDESKHGISVDSTSTSHELVTKMGDLSINNLKRKFDSLEMENPQHLPTSVAVHEHFEKDQEPVIERSEHDETAENLTSTKYIDPSRVEDSSNLQDLVVLEVELSSIMKKSLLTTHLTSQAEIHCGQAEFWRQITAAGDTYTEDCISQILGLHILGWLGRLAFPPPRCLLVLPPRPLSCGVFPNFDSIFVPRDKDVSNCEGSADLHHSPSIVEFDETSSQISCHDTQSSSELSIPKSPPALLKGSVTTLNVDVLEQTVLHVQNQLLTHLESMNPLEHESMTQVVESTFIVLDRLLVNYTPFQERVKEFIACASSFADIEQSINNEHSFQELMERYHSEKVRYDDISRIHDEIMTAFTDSNQRLHSLREEASCVKELLLRIENQLSSCEAETKELETRVGDVSRDMLESQKSLQTASQEAEEATKLCHQREQKRNAAKAALEMARIKLRQ; encoded by the exons atgATGTCTGAAACCGAGTTCCATGGTTCAAGCTCTGTTGCTGCtgcttctactactactactactactccATTATTACCCCATTATCACTCTCAGCATCAGCAACACCAATTCCTTAGCCATGGGAGTGTGACTGTGACCcctcagcctcagcctcagcatcaacaacaccaacaaAGCCTTTCACTTGCACAGAGAATGCAAGGAGACACATGCTTCCGCTGCCATCAGCAAGGTCACTGGGCTATATATTGTCCCTTCAAAACCCCACCCAGCAAATCTGAGCCGTCCACTTCCACTCCCAGCCCCACCAGAGCGCTTGATCTCCCCCTCCTTCGCTGCCGTTGTGGCCGGTACTGTCTCATTCGGGTTGCTCAAACCGACAAGAACCCCGGCAGGAAGTTCTACACTTGCTCTGGTGTTAAT GGTACCAAATGTAAGTTCTTTAAGTGGTGTGACGAAGTCAAAACAAATGGTGGAGCCAAAACGTGTTTTTGTCGAGCTGGGCCCTGTGCATGGGATATGATGACAAGTGGTCCCAATGCTGGTCGGGGCTACTTTGTCTGCAGAGTCCCCAAG GGACAAGGAGCTTGTCATTTCCTTCAATGGGAGGATACCCAAGAAATTACCACAATTAATGATCTTGTAGATGAAAGCAAACATGGCATATCTGTAGATTCTACTTCAACAAGCCATGAGTTAGTCACTAAAATGGGTGATTTGagtattaataatttaaagagGAAGTTTGATTCACTAGAGATGGAAAATCCTCAACATCTCCCAACTTCTGTGGCTGTACATGAACATTTTGAGAAAGATCAAGAGCCTGTCATAGAGAGGAGTGAACATGATGAGACTGCAGAGAATTTAACATCTACAAAGTATATTGATCCATCACGAGTTGAGGACTCTTCAAATCTCCAAGACCTAGTTGTGCTGGAGGTTGAGTTGAGTTCCATTATGAAGAAATCACTCCTAACTACCCATCTGACATCTCAGGCTGAGATTCATTGCGGACAGGCTGAGTTCTGGAGGCAGATTACTGCTGCTGGAGACACTTATACTGAAG ATTGTATAAGTCAAATTTTAGGACTTCATATTCTGGGTTGGTTGGGCCGGCTTGCTTTCCCTCCTCCTCGATGTTTATTAGTTCTTCCACCTCGGCCTCTCTCTTGCG GTGTTTTCCCTAATTTTGATTCCATATTTGTTCCTCGAGATAAAGATGTGTCCAATTGTGAAGGCTCTGCTGACCTGCATCATAGCCCTTCAATTGTTGAATTTGATGAGACATCATCACAAATATCTTGTCATGACACTCAGTCTTCGAGTGAATTGTCAATCCCCAAGAGTCCTCCTGCTTTGCTAAAAGGCAGTGTAACAACTTTAAACGTGGATGTGCTTGAGCAGACAGTGTTGCATGTTCAAAATCAGCTTCTTACCCATCTTGAATCAATGAATCCGCTTGAACATGAGTCCATGACACAGGTGGTGGAATCTACTTTTATCGTTTTGGATCGTCTATTAGTTAATTATACACCTTTTCAAGAGCGTGTGAAGGAGTTCATTGCCTGTGCATCATCATTTGCTGATATAGAGCAGTCTATCAACAACGAACATTCTTTTCAAGAGTTGATGGAGCGGTACCATAGTGAGAAAGTAAGGTATGATGATATTTCTCGCATCCACGATGAAATAATGACCGCATTTACAGACTCCAATCAGCGTCTTCACTCACTTCGTGAAGAGGCTTCCTGTGTCAAAGAGTTGCTTCTTCGAATTGAGAATCAATTGTCTAGTTGTGAGGCTGAGACTAAGGAGCTAGAGACTCGTGTAGGTGATGTTTCTAGGGATATGTTGGAGTCTCAAAAGAGTTTGCAGACTGCATCTCAGGAAGCAGAAGAGGCAACAAAACTTTGTCATCAAAGGGAGCAAAAGCGTAATGCAGCCAAGGCAGCCTTAGAGATGGCAAGGATTAAGCTTCGGCAGTGA
- the LOC126714476 gene encoding calcium-dependent mitochondrial ATP-magnesium/phosphate carrier protein 2-like isoform X1 has translation METKPNKECCNPVKKPGPVSMDHVLLALRETKEERDVRIRSLFNFFDTTNAGYLDYTLIETGLSALQIPAEYKYAKDLLNVCDSNKDGRVDYQEFRRYMDDKELELYHIFQAIDVEHNGCITPEELLDALLRAGIEIDDEELARFVERVDKDNNGVITFEEWRDFLLLYPHEATIENIYQYLERVCLVDIGEQTVIPEGISKHIHASRYLIAGGVAGATSRTATAPLDRLKVVLQVQTTRARIMPAVREILREGGFLGFFRGNGLNVMKVAPESAIRFYMYELLKGFVADFKGEEHKADIGTSGRLFAGGLAGAVAQASIYPMDLVKTRIQTCSFEGGRVPSLRKLSRDIWVQEGPRAFYRGIVPSLLGIVPYAGIDLAAYETLKDLSKKYILQDDVEAGPVVQLGCGTISGALGATCVYPLQVVRTRMQAQQSNADTPYQGMADVFRRTFQHEGLRGFYKGIFPNLLKVVPSASITYMVYESMKKSLNLE, from the exons ATGGAAACAAAGCCAAACAAAGAGTGCTGCAATCCTGTTAAGAAACCGGGGCCGGTTTCGATGGATCATGTGTTGTTGGCACTGAGAGAGACTAAGGAAGAGAGGGATGTGAGAATCAGAAGtctctttaatttctttgaCACTACCAATGCTGGCTATTTGGACTATACCCTGATTGAGACTGGCCTTTCTGCTCTCCAAATACCCGCCGAGTATAAGTATGCTAAGGATTTGTTAAACGTGTGCGACTCCAATAAAGATGGGCGTGTTGATTACCAAGAGTTTAGGCGGTACATGGACGATAAGGAGCTTGAGCTTTACCATATTTTTCAAGCCATTGATGTTGAACATAATGGTTGCATTACGCCTGAAGAGCTCTTGGATGCACTTCTTAGGGCAG GGATTGAAATTGATGATGAAGAGCTTGCCCGTTTTGTTGAGCGTGTTGATAAGGATAACAATGGGGTTATTACATTTGAAGAATGGAGAGATTTTCTTCTGCTCTACCCTCATGAGGCAACCATTGAGAACATTTATCAGTATTTAGAGAGGGTATGTCTTGTTGATATTGGGGAACAGACTGTAATCCCAGAGGGCATCAGTAAGCATATTCATGCAAGTAGATATCTTATTGCTGGTGGAGTAGCAGGAGCAACATCCCGTACAGCTACTGCTCCTCTTGATCGTCTAAAGGTTGTTTTGCAAGTACAAACAACACGGGCTCGCATTATGCCAGCTGTAAGGGAGATATTGAGAGAAGGTGGCTTCTTGGGATTCTTTCGAGGCAATGGGCTAAATGTGATGAAGGTGGCCCCTGAAAGTGCCATCAGGTTCTACATGTATGAATTACTGAAAGGTTTTGTTGCGGATTTTAAAGGGGAAGAACATAAGGCTGATATTGGCACTAGCGGACGCCTATTTGCTGGTGGTTTAGCTGGTGCTGTGGCACAGGCTTCTATTTATCCGATGGATCTTGTAAAAACTCGAATACAAACATGTTCTTTTGAAGGTGGAAGAGTTCCTAGTCTTAGAAAACTGTCACGGGATATATGGGTACAAGAGGGACCCCGGGCATTCTATAGGGGCATTGTTCCGTCCCTTCTTGGGATTGTACCTTATGCTGGCATCGATCTTGCTGCATATGAAACCTTGAAAGATTTGTCCAAGAAGTATATTCTTCAGGATGATG TTGAAGCAGGTCCTGTTGTGCAATTGGGATGTGGGACAATATCAGGGGCTCTTGGAGCAACATGCGTTTATCCATTGCAGGTTGTCAGGACAag AATGCAAGCTCAGCAATCTAATGCAGATACTCCTTATCAAGGGATGGCTGATGTATTTAGGAGAACCTTTCAACATGAAGGGTTGAGGGGGTTCTACAAAGGAATATTCCCGAATCTGCTGAAAGTCGTTCCTTCTGCAAGTATTACTTACATGGTTTACGAGAGCATGAAAAAGAGTCTGAATCTGGAATGA